One Glycine max cultivar Williams 82 chromosome 6, Glycine_max_v4.0, whole genome shotgun sequence DNA segment encodes these proteins:
- the LOC102659997 gene encoding probable glycosyltransferase At5g25310, whose translation MYKICRRRLFLFQFVLLFLWLILIEWLHPWQFIRFTESNPEYSVSLHQLRRHLFGQNQLRADGDAAAAAHSNNTTVTRDVVRVNIREEKREEGLARARAAMRIAALTGTNLTTHDNDDILAGTVYRNPRLFHQSYLEMEKLFKVYVYPDGDLPIVHDAPCKDIYSIEGRFLHEMEHGVGRFRTNDPTAAHVYFLPFSVTWMVKYFYSTPHSYDVTPLKNFVSDYVRVISTKYPFWNKTHGADHFMVACHDWGPYASEGNPFLYNTSIRVLCNANTSEGFNPQKDVPLPEIHLYGGEVSPKLLSPPPGNATRRYLAFFAGGMHGPIRPILLHHWNNRDINDDMRVYEYLPKDLDYYSFMLNSKFCLCPSGYEVASPRIVESIYAECVPVILSKNYTLPFSDVLRWESFSVQVDVSDIPRLKEVLSAIPESEYQKLKHGVRAVRRHFTLNQPAKRLDVFHMILHSIWLRRLDIDLR comes from the exons atgtatAAGATTTGTCGTCGCCGTTTGTTTCTATTCCAATTTGTGTTGCTCTTTCTGTGGTTGATCCTCATTGAATGGCTACACCCATGGCAGTTCATCAGATTCACCGAATCGAATCCGGAATATTCCGTTTCTCTTCATCAACTTCGAAGACACCTTTTCGGCCAGAATCAACTTCGTGCTGATGGAGACGCCGCCGCCGCCGCTCACTCAAATAATACCACCGTAACC AGGGATGTGGTAAGAGTGAATATCAGAGAAGAAAAGCGAGAAGAAGGACTCGCACGAGCAAGAGCTGCGATGCGCATAGCGGCATTAACTGGAACAAATCTCACAACACACGATAACGACGACATTCTCGCTGGAACTGTTTATCGTAACCCTCGCTTATTTCACCA gAGCTACTTGGAGATGGAGAAGTTATTCAAGGTATACGTATACCCTGATGGGGACCTACCAATTGTTCACGATGCCCCCTGCAAGGACATATACTCGATTGAAGGGAGGTTCCTCCACGAGATGGAACATGGGGTTGGGAGGTTTAGGACTAACGACCCCACTGCAGCTCACGTTTACTTTCTTCCATTCAGCGTGACATGGATGGTCAAGTACTTCTATAGTACACCACACTCTTACGACGTCACTCCTTTAAAGAATTTTGTTTCTGACTACGTGAGAGTGATATCTACGAAGTATCCCTTCTGGAATAAAACTCATGGTGCTGATCACTTCATGGTTGCTTGTCATGATTGG GGTCCTTATGCATCAGAGGGAAACCCTTTCCTCTACAACACCTCCATCCGGGTCTTGTGCAATGCCAACACTTCTGAAGGCTTCAACCCTCAAAAGGATGTACCTCTGCCGGAAATCCACCTCTATGGAGGTGAAGTATCCCCTAAACTCCTTTCACCTCCACCGGGCAACGCCACGCGCCGCTATCTCGCCTTCTTTGCCGGTGGCATGCACGGCCCAATTCGCCCTATCCTGCTCCACCACTGGAATAACCGAGACATTAATGACGACATGCGTGTGTACGAGTATCTCCCCAAAGACCTAGACTATTATTCCTTCATGCTGAACTCCAAGTTCTGCCTTTGCCCAAGTGGGTACGAAGTGGCTAGCCCGAGAATCGTGGAGTCAATTTATGCCGAATGCGTGCCCGTGATCCTATCAAAGAATTATACGCTTCCCTTCAGTGATGTACTGCGATGGGAGTCATTTTCAGTGCAGGTGGATGTTTCAGATATTCCAAGGCTGAAAGAGgtgcttagtgcaattccaGAGAGCGAGTACCAGAAACTCAAGCATGGAGTAAGGGCTGTGAGGAGACATTTTACTCTGAATCAACCGGCTAAGAGACTTGATGTCTTTCACATGATCTTGCATTCCATATGGCTCAGAAGATTAGATATAGATCTTAGATAA
- the LOC100787972 gene encoding synaptotagmin-4, with translation MGFISGMIVGIAIGIVLIVAFARQGSVRSKRRSDLAKTIAQFARMTVEDSRKILPPKFYPSWVVFTRRQKLSWLNSQVEKIWPFVNEAASELIRTNVEPILEQYRPIILSSLTFSKLTLGTVAPQFTGVTIVEENSGPEGVTMDLEMQWDGNPNIVLDIKTRVGVVLPVQVKNIGFTGVFRLIFKPLVDEFPAFGAVCFSLKEKKDLDFTLKVIGGDLSTLPGISDAIEETIRDAIEDSITWPVRKVIPILPGDYSNLELKPVGKLEVKLVQAKNLTNKDIVGKSDPYAVIFVRPLRDRTKTSKIMNNQLNPVWNEHFEFIIEDASTQHLTVRIFDDEGVQASELIGCAQVSLKDLEPGKVKDVWLKLVKDLEVHRDNKYRGEVHLELLYCPFGVESAIRNPFDPDFSLTTFEKTLKSGTGDAEAEDLIGSRRRNNVIVRGVLSVTVISAEDLPAVDLMGKADPFVVLLLKKTEKKLKTRVVNESLNPVWNQTFDFVVEDGLHEMLILEVYDHDTFGKEKIGRVILTLTKVILEGEYNETYPLDGAKSGNISLHLKWTPQHKFRDP, from the exons ATGGGATTCATCAGCGGCATGATCGTTGGTATCGCCATTGGCATCGTATTGATCGTCGCTTTCGCTCGTCAGGGAAGCGTTCGATCCAAGCGTCGCTCCGATTTG GCAAAGACGATAGCACAGTTTGCGAGGATGACAGTGGAAGATTCCAGAAAAATTTTGCCTCCTAAGTTCTATCCATCGTGGGTGGTCTTCACTCGGAGACAGAAG TTAAGTTGGCTTAATAGCCAAGTCGAGAAGATTTGGCCATTCGTTAATGAG GCAGCTTCAGAGTTGATAAGAACCAATGTGGAACCAATTCTTGAACAATATAGGCCGATTATTTTGTCTTCTCTCACCTTCTCCAAGTTGACCCTTGGCACTGTGGCTCCACAATTTACAG GAGTTACAATTGTTGAAGAGAATAGTGGGCCTGAGGGGGTGACTATGGATCTTGAGATGCAGTGGGATGGTAACCCGAACATCGTTCTTGACATTAAAACCCGAGTTGGTGTTGTACTTCCTGTACAG GTAAAAAATATTGGATTCACTGGGGTTTTCAGGTTGATCTTCAAGCCACTAGTGGATGAGTTCCCTGCTTTTGGAGCTGTTTGTTTTTCCTTGAAAGAAAAG AAAGATCTGGATTTTACTCTCAAGGTTATTGGTGGTGATTTATCAACTTTACCGGGGATATCTGATGCTATAGAG GAAACAATTAGAGATGCCATTGAAGACTCTATAACTTGGCCAGTACGCAAAGTTATACCAATTCTACCCGGGGATTACAG TAATCTAGAGTTGAAACCGGTTGGAAAACTAGAAGTAAAACTAGTGCAAGCAAAGAACTTAACAAATAAAGATATAGTTGGGAAATCCGATCCTTATGCTGTCATATTTGTACGCCCCCTCCGTGACAGAACCAAAACCAGTAAAATAATG AACAACCAGTTGAATCCAGTATGGAATGAGCACTTTGAATTCATTATTGAAGATGCGTCAACGCAGCACTTGACAGTAAGAATTTTCGATGATGAAGGCGTTCAGGCTTCTGAACTTATTGGCTGTGCCCAAGTTTCCTTGAAGGATCTTGAACCTGGTAAAGTCAAGGACGTATGGCTTAAGCTGGTTAAGGATTTGGAGGTCCATAGAGATAACAAATACAGGGGTGAG GTGCACTTGGAGCTCTTATACTGCCCATTTGGAGTCGAAAGTGCCATTAGAAACCCTTTTGACCCTGATTTCTCATTAACCACGTTCGAGAAGACCCTCAAGAGTGGAACGGGTGACGCAGAGGCTGAAGATCTTATAGGGTCACGTAGGAGAAACAACGTGATTGTAAGAGGGGTTCTATCTGTGACAGTGATTTCAGCTGAAGATTTGCCAGCAGTGGACTTAATGGGCAAGGCTGATCCATTTGTTGTCCTTCTGttgaaaaaaacagaaaaaaaactcaagacCAGA GTTGTAAATGAATCCCTAAACCCTGTTTGGAATCAAACATTTGATTTTGTTGTGGAGGATGGCTTACACGAAATGTTAATTCTTGAAGTCTACGATCATGATACGTTTGGCAAG GAAAAAATTGGAAGAGTGATCTTGACACTGACTAAGGTCATCTTAGAAGGGGAATACAATGAAACTTATCCTCTAGATGGAGCAAAATCGGGAAATATTTCTTTGCATTTGAAGTGGACTCCACAGCACAAGTTTCGGGATCCTTAG